One genomic segment of Actinomycetes bacterium includes these proteins:
- a CDS encoding response regulator, translating into MTQTPRTTDARILVVDDERVNVILLERILQQDGYSKVRSTSDAYKAAALYDEFEPDLVLLDLHMPGLDGFAVMEQLESRTPRDTFLPIIILTADIRPEVKRRALAAGAKDFVTKPFDRTEVLLRIQNLLETRFLHLRLDRQVVRQGQGT; encoded by the coding sequence TTGACGCAGACGCCGCGTACCACTGATGCCCGGATCCTCGTCGTGGACGACGAGCGGGTCAACGTCATCCTCTTGGAGCGCATCCTCCAGCAGGACGGGTACAGCAAGGTCAGGAGCACCAGCGACGCGTACAAGGCCGCGGCCCTCTACGACGAGTTCGAGCCCGACCTGGTCCTGCTCGACCTCCACATGCCCGGGCTGGACGGCTTCGCGGTGATGGAGCAGCTCGAGAGCCGGACTCCGCGTGACACCTTCCTGCCGATCATCATCCTGACAGCCGACATCAGGCCTGAGGTCAAGCGGCGGGCGCTGGCGGCCGGGGCGAAGGACTTCGTCACCAAGCCGTTCGACCGCACCGAGGTGCTGCTGCGGATCCAGAACCTGCTCGAGACGCGGTTCCTCCACCTCCGCCTCGACCGCCAGGTGGTCAGGCAGGGTCAGGGGACCTGA
- a CDS encoding HEAT repeat domain-containing protein: MWRRYGDAAYTLVTLAIFGFETLALGWLSLSFLLGRATGIASTRVEGVLLATVTSTASALALLGLYLLTYHFTSSLRDRWHVERLDQWTERWIALALEDVPAEAAADTPRLRRLPRAAVDAVLSLLEVVKGDEGDRLKAVLERHGVDRLFLRQLQKGHLAARLDAIEGLGKARLPQALDPLLSLLQHPKPVVRRMAVRAAAGTLATMAPEPGRDGPAGRFIQALQGASLQPGVVQESLLLLETRAGVVLRDLMAEPDLDDSLRWVVLETTGRLGLADMAEEVAASTVHPDPELRAAAFRALHRLGSVPEGAQASLLAALDDEVDFVRVQAAHAAAFLSAGAVLPALESRLGDASWWVRRAAAASLARLGDDGVATVRRAAETHPDRAARDMAVQVLLETGVLDPAAARLVKGVA; this comes from the coding sequence ATGTGGCGTCGCTACGGCGACGCCGCCTACACCCTGGTGACCCTCGCGATCTTCGGCTTCGAGACGCTCGCGCTCGGCTGGCTGAGCCTCTCGTTCCTGCTGGGCAGGGCGACGGGCATCGCATCCACGCGGGTCGAGGGCGTGCTGCTCGCGACGGTGACCTCCACGGCGTCGGCGCTGGCGCTGCTCGGGCTCTACCTCCTCACCTACCACTTCACCAGCTCGCTGCGGGACCGGTGGCACGTGGAACGGCTCGACCAGTGGACCGAGCGGTGGATCGCGCTCGCGCTCGAGGACGTCCCCGCCGAGGCGGCTGCCGACACCCCCAGGCTGCGCCGGCTGCCCCGAGCCGCGGTGGACGCGGTGCTCAGCCTCCTGGAGGTCGTCAAGGGAGACGAGGGCGACAGGCTGAAGGCGGTGCTGGAGCGCCACGGCGTCGACCGCTTGTTCCTGCGGCAGCTGCAGAAGGGACACCTCGCGGCGCGGCTCGACGCGATCGAGGGCCTCGGGAAGGCACGCCTGCCGCAGGCGCTCGACCCGTTGCTCTCGCTCCTCCAGCACCCCAAGCCGGTGGTGCGGCGGATGGCCGTCCGGGCTGCCGCCGGCACCCTGGCGACCATGGCACCGGAGCCGGGGCGGGACGGCCCGGCAGGCAGGTTCATCCAGGCGCTTCAGGGGGCCTCCCTCCAGCCGGGGGTGGTCCAGGAGTCGCTGCTGCTCCTCGAGACCAGGGCCGGCGTGGTGCTGCGCGACCTGATGGCCGAGCCCGACCTGGATGACTCGCTGCGCTGGGTCGTGCTCGAGACCACCGGGCGGCTCGGCCTGGCGGACATGGCCGAGGAGGTTGCCGCGTCCACCGTCCATCCGGACCCGGAGCTGCGCGCGGCCGCCTTCCGCGCCCTGCACCGCCTGGGGTCGGTCCCTGAAGGCGCGCAGGCGTCGCTCCTGGCCGCGCTGGACGACGAGGTCGACTTCGTCCGGGTCCAGGCCGCCCATGCGGCAGCCTTCCTCTCGGCCGGGGCGGTGCTCCCGGCGCTCGAGTCCCGGCTGGGGGACGCCTCCTGGTGGGTACGCCGGGCGGCGGCCGCCTCGCTGGCACGCCTGGGCGACGACGGCGTGGCGACCGTCAGGCGGGCGGCGGAGACCCATCCCGACCGGGCCGCCCGCGACATGGCCGTGCAGGTTCTTCTAGAGACGGGTGTGCTTGACCCAGCCGCCGCCCGTCTGGTCAAGGGGGTGGCCTGA